Within the Longimicrobiaceae bacterium genome, the region CCGACACCGTGCGCCGGGGTATCCGGGACGGGGAGGTGGCTCACGTCATCCTCGCCGCGGACGCCTCGCAAACGCAGCAGCAGAAGCTGGTCCCGCTCCTGGAGGTGCGGGGAGTGCCCTACCGGGTCCTCCTCGACCGGGAGCGTCTGGGCGCCGCCCTGGGCAAGGGCGCGGTGTCCGCCGTCGGTCTAACGAACCGGGGGTTCGCCG harbors:
- a CDS encoding ribosomal L7Ae/L30e/S12e/Gadd45 family protein, which translates into the protein MTPRGRRDEAPPRAARPPEEALLDLLGLAARAGAVVTGTDTVRRGIRDGEVAHVILAADASQTQQQKLVPLLEVRGVPYRVLLDRERLGAALGKGAVSAVGLTNRGFAGRAAELADVISSPQE